The DNA region CGGCTACTCGCTGCAGGGCAATCTGCCGGATCACATCAAGAGCGTGGCCGTGCCGGTCTTCAGGAATCGGACGACCGAGCCCGGCGTGGAGAGCGCCATCAGCAGCGCCGTGGTCAATGCCTTCACCACCAACGGCAAGCTCCGCGTGGTCTCTCTCGACACGGCGGACTCCCTGCTCGAGGGGGAGATCACCGGCTTCGAGGTGCAGTCGCTGGCCTTCGACAGCCGCCTGAACCTGCGCTCCTACCGGCTCGCCGTGACCATGAATGTCCGGTTCCGCGATCTCAAGAAGAGCGCCATGCTCTGGGAGCAGCAGGGGCTGCGCGAGGTCGTGGACTTCCAGGTCGCGGGCCAGGTCTCCGACACCGTCAGCCGCGAGGAAGGGGCGGTCAAGCATGCCGCCGTGGAGATAGGGCGGAAAGTGGTCAATCACGCGGTCGACCGCTTCTAGTGCAGTACGGTAGCTGGCTCCGGGCGGCCGAGGCAGGGCAGGTCGCCCCGGTGACGCTGCTCCACGGAGCCGAGCCGTTCCTGATCGACGAGGCCATCGGACGGGTCACACGGGCGCTCATTCCGGACGCGGCCGAGCTCGCGATGTCGCGCGATGTCCTCGAGGCGAGGGAGGTGGGCCCTGAAGGCATAGTCCGCGCGGCCCAGACCTTCCCGTGGGGAGCGGCACGGCGGGTCGTGGTGGCCCGCGGCGTGGAGGGACTCGGCCCCAAGCAGGCGGAGCCGCTCGTCGAGTACCTCGGCCAGCCGAATCCAGCGACGGCACTTCTTCTCCCCGTCTCCCAGCCCCTCGCCTCCTCGCACTGGCTGCTCAAGGCCGTGGCCTCGGCCGCCGCGCCCGCGTCGGGGGAGCCTGCGTCGGGCGAGCCCGCGTCGTTCTCAATAGTCGAGGTGCCGCGCCTCTCGGGTCGTTCTCTCATCGGATGGCTCCGGGCTCATGCCGCGAGCGCGGGGCTCGAGCTCGCCGAGGACGCCGCCCAGCTCCTCGTCACCTTCGTCGGCGAGGAGCCCGCCGCGCTCGCCGCCGAGCTCGGCAAGGCCGCCCTCGCGGGAGGTGCCGACAACCAGCGGGTCGGCGTCGGAGAGATTCGCGCCGTGGTCGGAGAGCATCGCTCGCGCGAGATCTTCGAGCTCACGCGCGCCGTCGAGCTCCGCGACGCGGGATCTGCGCTGCCGCTCCTGGACCGCCTCCTGTCAGCCGGCGAGGAGCCGCTGCGCATCCTGGCCATTCTGGCCGGGCAGGCGCGGCGCGCCACGCCGGCCGCCGCGCGTCTCGCCCGCTGCTGGAAGGCGGAACGTCGGCTGAAGCTGGGTGGCCTCGCGCGTCCCGAGCTCTGTCTGCTCGTCGCCGACTTGTGCGCCGACTGACGGCCGCCACCCTCCTGCTCGCGATGGCCGCGTTCCCGCCCGCCGCGGCGGCGCTCGAGGCGGGCGCGGCCTCGGTGGTCATCGCGCTGCCCGTAGGCACGCCGCTCGCCGGCTACGGAGGATTTCCGCGGCGCGCCTGGGTGCCCGACCTTCTCGGCTGGCGGCCCTACGCCTTCTGGTTCAGGCCCTCGACGGGCGTCCACGATCCCATTCGGGTCCGCGCGCTCGTGCTGGCCTCGGGGGCCACCCGCATCCTGTGGCTCGCCGTGGACACGGTCGGCGTCGACCCCGCCCTCGTGGCCGAGCTGCGTCAACGGCTGGCCGCGAGGGGCGTGGCGCCCATCATGGTGCTGTCGGCCTCCCACACGCATTCCGGCCCGGGCGCCTATAGCGAATCGGCGTTCTTCGGCTTCCTGGCCCTCGACCGCTTCGTCCCCGAGGTGCGAGACCGGATCCTCGACGGAATGGAAGCCGCCGCGCGAGAGGCCGAGCGGCGCCGCGAGCCGGCGCGCGCGAGCACGGGGCTCGCCACCGTGCCGGGCATAGGACGGAGCCGTCTGGGACAGCCGCTCGATCCCGAGCTCGGAGTGCTCAAGATCACCGGCGCGCGCGGCCGTCCCGTCGCCCTCGTCTGGAGCTATGCCGTGCACGGGACGGCCCTCGGCCGCGGCAATTTCCTTCTCTCCGGCGACCTCATGGCGGAGGCCTCGGCCCGTCTCGAGCGGGAGACGGGGACGCCCGCCCTCTTCGTCAATGG from Candidatus Methylomirabilota bacterium includes:
- the lptE gene encoding LPS assembly lipoprotein LptE → MSGRDRLSCGGGVWGRSGAAPPQIRTILALVATLCLGGCGYSLQGNLPDHIKSVAVPVFRNRTTEPGVESAISSAVVNAFTTNGKLRVVSLDTADSLLEGEITGFEVQSLAFDSRLNLRSYRLAVTMNVRFRDLKKSAMLWEQQGLREVVDFQVAGQVSDTVSREEGAVKHAAVEIGRKVVNHAVDRF
- the holA gene encoding DNA polymerase III subunit delta codes for the protein MQYGSWLRAAEAGQVAPVTLLHGAEPFLIDEAIGRVTRALIPDAAELAMSRDVLEAREVGPEGIVRAAQTFPWGAARRVVVARGVEGLGPKQAEPLVEYLGQPNPATALLLPVSQPLASSHWLLKAVASAAAPASGEPASGEPASFSIVEVPRLSGRSLIGWLRAHAASAGLELAEDAAQLLVTFVGEEPAALAAELGKAALAGGADNQRVGVGEIRAVVGEHRSREIFELTRAVELRDAGSALPLLDRLLSAGEEPLRILAILAGQARRATPAAARLARCWKAERRLKLGGLARPELCLLVADLCAD
- a CDS encoding neutral/alkaline non-lysosomal ceramidase N-terminal domain-containing protein, yielding MRRLTAATLLLAMAAFPPAAAALEAGAASVVIALPVGTPLAGYGGFPRRAWVPDLLGWRPYAFWFRPSTGVHDPIRVRALVLASGATRILWLAVDTVGVDPALVAELRQRLAARGVAPIMVLSASHTHSGPGAYSESAFFGFLALDRFVPEVRDRILDGMEAAAREAERRREPARASTGLATVPGIGRSRLGQPLDPELGVLKITGARGRPVALVWSYAVHGTALGRGNFLLSGDLMAEASARLERETGTPALFVNGAAGDVSPLRRGWGGVEGAGAALADGALALWRGMGEGEEVPLASQAIRVRLPKPALSLHNCLGGWAPRFARIGLGSALPPSSELLALRIGDGAWVTVPGELQTRLGLEIKKAGRRHFAQVFVAGYSNDYLGYFLTREDYAKPSYIACGSLYGERGGEILRDAATELLERLAAPVSRS